The proteins below come from a single Eubacterium limosum genomic window:
- a CDS encoding NADase-type glycan-binding domain-containing protein — protein MKRLTATALILAACLCFSGCVNIYTDGGKGKEKGETPAPAATAEPTADTSKIDTGSAKAYEDYGILRAASGGENIPRTQDYQISASSTKPPMAGISYGAENLKDNSLDTAWVEGASGSGVGERLLITPAHSMEMKGFLIRNGYCKNDKAFAENGRVRLLKVHLYDGSPLCTLQLENDRGAQYFALPEVVTVHGGDTLGFTIEDTYSGPEDGEYDTALSEIALLGF, from the coding sequence GTGAAAAGGTTAACAGCAACAGCACTCATTTTGGCAGCTTGTCTTTGTTTTTCAGGCTGTGTCAATATTTACACCGATGGTGGCAAAGGAAAGGAGAAAGGGGAGACGCCAGCACCTGCCGCTACAGCCGAACCCACTGCCGACACCTCGAAAATTGACACCGGCTCGGCCAAGGCGTATGAGGATTATGGAATCCTGCGGGCTGCCTCAGGCGGAGAAAACATCCCGAGAACACAGGACTATCAGATCAGCGCTTCCTCGACCAAGCCACCCATGGCTGGGATTTCCTATGGCGCCGAAAATCTGAAGGATAACAGCCTGGATACCGCCTGGGTAGAGGGCGCGTCCGGCTCCGGTGTGGGTGAGCGGCTTCTTATCACACCTGCCCACAGCATGGAGATGAAGGGCTTTCTCATCCGAAACGGCTACTGTAAAAATGACAAAGCCTTTGCCGAAAACGGGCGGGTACGCCTTTTGAAGGTGCACCTGTATGACGGTTCGCCCCTCTGTACCCTCCAGCTGGAAAATGACCGCGGCGCACAGTACTTTGCACTGCCCGAGGTGGTGACCGTCCACGGCGGCGATACCCTGGGCTTTACCATTGAGGATACCTACTCGGGTCCTGAGGACGGCGAATATGATACAGCCTTGTCTGAAATCGCACTCCTCGGCTTTTAA
- a CDS encoding MBL fold metallo-hydrolase: MYELIQVSENSYYIQSPAKIGLVRLNDTEVCLIDSGNEKDAGRKVRQILEANAWHLTAIYNTHSNADHIGGNKYLQGQTGCKIYAPGIECDFTRHPILEPSFLYGGYPCKDLRHKFLMAQASNSEYLTKEVLPNKFEIIPLPGHFFDMVGFRTPDNVVYLADCLSSRETLDKYQIGFIYDVGAYLTTLEKVKKLKARIFVPAHAEATEDIAPLAQYNIDKVKEIAENIAARCVEPLCFETLLQKLFTDYNLTMNFEQYVLIGSTVRSYLSWLRDSNEISAFFENNQLLWRRTAQ, translated from the coding sequence ATGTATGAATTAATTCAGGTTTCAGAAAACAGTTATTACATTCAAAGTCCTGCAAAAATAGGGCTGGTAAGGCTGAATGACACAGAAGTCTGTCTGATTGACAGTGGAAACGAAAAAGACGCCGGACGCAAGGTCCGCCAGATATTAGAAGCAAATGCATGGCATTTGACCGCTATTTATAATACGCATTCGAACGCCGACCATATAGGCGGCAATAAATATTTACAGGGACAGACAGGCTGTAAAATCTATGCGCCGGGAATTGAATGTGACTTTACACGACACCCCATTTTAGAACCTTCTTTTTTGTACGGCGGGTATCCATGTAAAGACTTGAGGCATAAATTTCTGATGGCACAGGCAAGCAATTCGGAGTATCTTACCAAAGAGGTACTGCCCAATAAATTCGAAATCATTCCGCTGCCAGGTCATTTTTTTGATATGGTCGGTTTCCGCACGCCGGATAATGTCGTCTATCTGGCGGACTGTCTCTCCAGCCGTGAAACGCTGGACAAATATCAAATCGGATTTATTTATGATGTCGGCGCCTATCTTACTACCTTGGAGAAGGTCAAAAAACTAAAGGCCAGAATTTTTGTGCCAGCCCACGCAGAAGCCACTGAGGACATTGCGCCGCTGGCCCAGTACAATATCGACAAGGTGAAAGAAATTGCCGAAAATATTGCGGCGCGATGCGTCGAGCCTTTATGCTTTGAAACGCTTTTGCAAAAGCTGTTTACCGATTATAACCTGACGATGAATTTTGAACAGTATGTTCTTATTGGCAGTACCGTTCGTTCTTATCTCTCATGGTTGAGAGACTCCAATGAGATTAGCGCTTTTTTTGAAAACAACCAATTGCTGTGGAGAAGGACGGCTCAATAA
- a CDS encoding pyridoxamine 5'-phosphate oxidase family protein: MRKANREIKDEQLMRQTLETADTCRLALNTGSAPYIVPLSYGYTLEDNRLILYFHCADEGRKLELMTADNRAGFELDCGQKLVTGPKACHYSTQFMSIVGWGLLERLAEPEAKKAALSHLMRHYSGRDDWDFDEKVLNHTTVLKLTVHEFTGKANRKERV, translated from the coding sequence ATGCGTAAAGCAAACCGAGAGATTAAAGACGAACAGCTCATGCGCCAGACTCTTGAGACAGCGGATACCTGCCGTCTGGCATTGAATACTGGCAGTGCGCCCTATATCGTTCCGCTCAGTTATGGTTATACCCTGGAGGACAATCGCTTAATCCTCTATTTTCACTGCGCGGATGAGGGACGCAAGCTTGAGCTCATGACAGCTGATAACCGCGCCGGATTTGAACTGGACTGTGGACAAAAGCTGGTGACCGGGCCGAAAGCCTGCCATTATTCCACTCAGTTTATGAGTATTGTGGGATGGGGGCTTTTGGAAAGGCTGGCTGAGCCTGAGGCCAAAAAGGCTGCTCTCAGTCATTTGATGCGCCACTACAGCGGTCGAGACGACTGGGATTTTGATGAGAAGGTGCTGAACCACACCACCGTTTTAAAACTGACAGTCCATGAATTTACTGGCAAGGCCAACCGAAAGGAGCGCGTATGA
- a CDS encoding MerR family transcriptional regulator, with translation MHIKEACRCCRLTKKSIQYYEEKGLICPRKLENGYRDYSQADIQTLKEISVFRSLGMNIREIKGILESADKKAVLKKYQYLSDLKQKRLEFHRESLVNLVADYDIEKFFQNLHICENEWYTVKERLLLAFPGNYGLFIALHFGKFLNGKIDTDEKKTAYRAILEYLDSIEFYLDSELSDLLEEITSDMDPESMAEETSQALDTVCQDIDTYIAENGEAITAYLKYKKSDSFQKTPAARLERRLREFQNESGYTEVFIHNMERLSPEYEAYLVQLKEADQLLKEKFPEAEDLYRDEM, from the coding sequence ATGCATATTAAAGAGGCCTGCCGATGCTGCCGTTTGACGAAAAAATCCATTCAATATTATGAGGAAAAAGGCCTGATCTGCCCTCGAAAGCTTGAAAATGGGTATCGGGATTATAGCCAGGCGGATATTCAGACGCTCAAGGAAATCTCGGTGTTCAGGAGTCTCGGAATGAATATACGGGAGATCAAAGGAATTTTGGAAAGTGCCGATAAAAAGGCCGTCCTAAAAAAATATCAATATCTGTCTGATTTAAAACAGAAGCGACTTGAATTCCATCGGGAATCCCTTGTCAACCTTGTGGCGGATTATGATATTGAGAAATTCTTCCAAAATCTGCATATCTGCGAAAATGAATGGTATACTGTCAAAGAGAGGCTGCTGCTTGCTTTTCCCGGAAACTATGGTCTGTTTATCGCACTGCATTTCGGAAAGTTTCTGAACGGAAAAATTGACACTGATGAAAAGAAAACAGCCTACAGAGCAATACTGGAGTATCTGGACAGCATCGAGTTCTATCTGGACTCTGAGCTATCCGACCTTTTGGAGGAGATAACAAGTGACATGGACCCTGAATCGATGGCAGAAGAAACCAGCCAGGCTCTGGATACTGTCTGTCAGGACATCGACACTTATATAGCGGAAAATGGTGAGGCCATCACTGCTTATCTGAAATACAAAAAATCCGATTCCTTTCAAAAAACACCGGCTGCCAGGCTTGAACGCAGACTACGTGAGTTTCAGAATGAAAGCGGCTATACTGAGGTTTTTATCCATAATATGGAGCGGCTCAGCCCTGAGTATGAAGCTTATCTTGTCCAGCTGAAAGAAGCCGACCAGCTGTTGAAAGAAAAGTTTCCAGAGGCTGAGGATTTATACAGGGATGAAATGTAA
- a CDS encoding metallopeptidase family protein encodes MMDIDQFEAALDTIANTLPPAFYEELNGGILLLPEAKRHPKARGDDLYIMGEYHRDQVMGRYIVIYYGSFERVYGYLSDEALKDQMEKTLRHEFRHHMESRAGMRDLEIVDRMQMEDYENRKK; translated from the coding sequence ATGATGGATATTGACCAGTTTGAGGCAGCGCTGGACACCATTGCCAATACGTTGCCGCCAGCCTTTTACGAAGAGCTGAACGGCGGCATTTTGCTTCTTCCAGAAGCCAAACGCCACCCCAAAGCCAGAGGGGACGACCTCTACATCATGGGGGAGTATCATCGCGACCAGGTCATGGGGCGCTATATCGTCATTTACTACGGCTCTTTTGAGCGGGTGTATGGCTATCTGAGTGATGAGGCGTTAAAAGACCAGATGGAAAAAACACTCCGGCACGAATTTCGGCACCACATGGAATCCAGGGCTGGCATGCGTGATCTTGAAATTGTGGACCGCATGCAGATGGAGGACTATGAAAACCGGAAAAAATGA
- the argH gene encoding argininosuccinate lyase, producing the protein MSKMWGGRFNKGTDALTDDFNSSISFDQRLYKQDIKGSIAHAKMLGKQGIISVSESELIVKTLGEILEDIEAGKIEFSIDMEDIHMNIESILTGRIGETGKKLHTGRSRNDQVATDMRLYVKDISMELKDLIRALGLTLLDMASKHTKTIMPGYTHLQRAQPITFAHHLMAYVEMFRRDMKRLDQVYDMADTLPLGSGALATTTYPLDRYYVASELGFKNVSMNSLDGVSDRDFCIDFLEAVSVFMMHLSRFSEEIILWCSSEFNFITLDDAFSTGSSIMPQKKNPDIAELVRGKAGRTYGDLLGFLTTMKGIPLAYNKDMQEDKEPVFDAYDTAKICAITFEKMIGTMTVNGEVMCKSAAGGFSNATDAADWLVKHGVAFRDAHAIIGKLVFYALEKGKSLDELTLEEYNAVDPVFDESIYEAIDLQTCVNQRDIVGGPAESTVRRAIAVNRSLFQKA; encoded by the coding sequence ATGAGTAAAATGTGGGGCGGTCGATTTAATAAAGGAACGGACGCGTTAACAGACGATTTCAATTCCTCTATTTCTTTCGACCAGCGTTTATATAAACAAGATATCAAGGGCAGCATTGCCCACGCAAAAATGCTTGGGAAACAGGGAATTATCTCTGTTTCCGAGTCCGAATTAATTGTCAAAACTCTGGGTGAAATTTTAGAGGATATCGAAGCCGGAAAAATTGAGTTTTCCATTGATATGGAAGATATCCATATGAATATTGAATCCATACTCACCGGGCGCATTGGTGAAACTGGAAAGAAACTGCATACTGGCCGCAGCCGTAACGATCAGGTTGCCACCGATATGCGTCTTTACGTTAAGGATATTTCCATGGAGCTCAAGGACTTGATAAGGGCTCTTGGCCTTACACTGCTGGATATGGCCAGCAAGCATACCAAAACCATTATGCCGGGCTATACGCATCTGCAGCGGGCTCAGCCCATCACCTTCGCCCACCACCTGATGGCTTATGTTGAAATGTTCAGACGGGATATGAAACGTCTTGACCAGGTATACGACATGGCAGATACGCTTCCACTCGGCTCAGGCGCTCTGGCCACCACCACCTACCCGCTGGACCGCTACTATGTTGCCAGCGAACTGGGTTTTAAAAATGTGTCCATGAACAGCCTTGACGGTGTGTCTGACCGGGATTTCTGCATTGACTTCCTGGAGGCTGTGTCTGTTTTCATGATGCATCTGAGCCGTTTTTCTGAAGAAATTATTCTGTGGTGCTCCTCAGAATTTAACTTCATCACACTCGATGATGCTTTCTCCACCGGCTCCAGCATCATGCCCCAGAAGAAAAACCCGGATATTGCAGAGCTTGTCCGTGGGAAAGCCGGCCGGACCTACGGCGATCTGTTGGGATTTTTAACGACGATGAAAGGGATTCCCCTGGCATACAATAAGGACATGCAGGAGGATAAGGAACCTGTCTTTGACGCCTATGACACGGCTAAAATATGCGCCATTACCTTTGAGAAGATGATCGGCACCATGACGGTCAACGGTGAGGTGATGTGCAAGTCGGCCGCAGGTGGCTTCTCCAACGCGACTGACGCTGCCGACTGGCTTGTCAAGCACGGCGTAGCCTTCCGCGATGCCCACGCCATTATCGGAAAGCTGGTTTTCTACGCACTGGAAAAGGGTAAAAGTCTGGATGAGCTGACACTGGAAGAATACAATGCTGTCGACCCGGTTTTTGACGAGAGCATTTACGAAGCCATCGACCTGCAGACCTGTGTTAACCAGCGCGATATTGTCGGAGGCCCGGCGGAGAGCACAGTCCGCCGCGCCATCGCCGTTAACCGAAGCTTATTTCAGAAGGCATAA
- a CDS encoding prolyl-tRNA synthetase associated domain-containing protein codes for MNCKETLSRLDALGIIYEKIDHPAVYTIEEMDNLGVTFKCNVVKNLFLRDAKGKRHFLVVLDKDKKADLAGIREQLGCSKLSFASEERLMKHLQLTKGAVTPLGVFGNPEANVEVLLDKDLVGCPNLGVHPCDNTATVVLSYEDLVKCIESNGNSIALLNL; via the coding sequence ATGAATTGTAAAGAAACCTTAAGCAGGCTGGATGCCCTGGGCATCATCTATGAAAAAATAGACCATCCCGCAGTTTATACCATCGAGGAGATGGATAATCTGGGGGTTACCTTTAAATGTAATGTGGTTAAAAACCTGTTCCTGCGTGACGCCAAGGGAAAGCGCCATTTTCTTGTGGTGCTCGACAAAGACAAAAAGGCTGATCTGGCAGGAATCCGCGAACAACTGGGCTGTTCAAAGCTTAGCTTTGCTTCGGAAGAGCGGCTGATGAAGCACCTTCAGCTGACCAAGGGCGCTGTCACCCCACTGGGCGTGTTCGGAAACCCTGAAGCCAATGTGGAGGTTCTTCTCGATAAGGATCTGGTGGGCTGCCCGAACCTTGGCGTGCATCCCTGTGACAATACGGCTACGGTTGTCCTCAGCTATGAGGATCTCGTTAAATGTATCGAAAGCAATGGCAACAGCATTGCATTGCTGAATCTGTAA